From a single Betaproteobacteria bacterium genomic region:
- a CDS encoding thiamine pyrophosphate-binding protein, with translation MNDRAHAARSGGKLLVDALKVHGADTVFCVPGESYLAALDAFHDHRDIRLIVCRQEGGVANMAEAYGKLTGRPGICFVTRGPGATNASVGIHTGKQDSTPMILFIGQVGSGAVEREAFQEVDFRRMFGPLSKWVASIDRADRVPEFVSRAFHTAVAGRPGPVVLALPEDMLTDTATVADTAPYKRVAAHAGAEDMQRLRALLAQAKKPLLVLGGNGWSREACEDIKAFIVANNLPAAAAFRRQDLLDNRDAHYAGDVAVGMNPALQVRVCDCDLLLVVGARMGEFTTNGYTLLDVPCPAQKLIHVHAGAEELGRVYQAELPINAGMPEFAAAARALTPVDSKAWAGWTSQARADFERWQEPTPMPGAVNLAEIMAILNRRMPPETIVTNDAGNFAIWVHRFYRYTGFRTQLAPTSGAMGYGVPSAVAAKLVHPDRPVLAFCGDGGFMMTGQELATAVQYDLPIVVLVVNNGMYGTIRMHQEREYPGRVSGTGLRNPDFPALARAYGAHGELVTATADFEPALERTLASGKPAVIEIRIDPEAITPRATLSGIRTQALKGKA, from the coding sequence GTGAACGATCGTGCTCATGCCGCGCGCAGCGGCGGCAAATTGCTGGTGGACGCGCTCAAGGTGCACGGCGCGGACACCGTGTTCTGCGTCCCGGGCGAGAGCTATCTCGCTGCCCTGGACGCATTCCACGATCACCGCGACATTCGCCTGATCGTGTGCCGCCAGGAAGGCGGTGTCGCGAACATGGCCGAAGCGTACGGCAAGCTCACCGGGCGCCCAGGCATCTGCTTCGTAACGCGCGGGCCGGGCGCGACCAATGCCAGCGTCGGCATTCATACCGGCAAGCAGGACTCGACGCCGATGATCCTCTTCATCGGCCAGGTCGGCTCTGGAGCGGTCGAGCGCGAAGCGTTCCAGGAAGTCGACTTTCGCCGCATGTTCGGCCCGCTGTCGAAGTGGGTCGCATCGATCGATCGCGCGGATCGTGTGCCGGAATTCGTGAGCCGGGCGTTTCACACCGCCGTCGCGGGGCGGCCCGGTCCGGTCGTGCTTGCGCTTCCCGAGGACATGCTGACCGATACCGCGACGGTAGCCGATACCGCGCCGTACAAGCGTGTGGCCGCGCACGCCGGTGCCGAGGACATGCAGCGGCTGCGCGCGCTGCTCGCCCAGGCGAAAAAACCGCTGCTCGTGCTCGGCGGCAACGGCTGGTCGCGCGAAGCGTGCGAGGATATCAAGGCGTTCATCGTCGCCAACAATCTGCCGGCCGCGGCGGCCTTCCGCCGCCAGGATCTGCTGGACAACCGCGATGCCCATTACGCCGGCGATGTCGCCGTCGGGATGAATCCGGCGCTGCAGGTGCGCGTGTGCGACTGCGACCTGTTGCTGGTGGTCGGCGCACGCATGGGCGAATTCACCACCAACGGCTACACGCTGCTCGACGTGCCGTGTCCGGCGCAGAAGCTTATCCACGTGCACGCCGGCGCCGAAGAGCTCGGGCGCGTGTACCAGGCCGAGCTTCCGATCAATGCCGGCATGCCGGAGTTCGCGGCCGCCGCCAGGGCGCTCACACCGGTCGATTCGAAGGCATGGGCAGGGTGGACCTCACAGGCGCGTGCCGATTTCGAGCGCTGGCAGGAACCCACGCCCATGCCGGGCGCGGTCAATCTGGCCGAGATCATGGCGATCCTGAACCGGCGTATGCCGCCCGAGACGATCGTGACCAACGATGCGGGCAACTTTGCGATCTGGGTCCACCGCTTCTACCGCTATACCGGCTTTCGCACCCAGCTCGCGCCGACTTCGGGCGCGATGGGCTACGGCGTTCCGTCCGCGGTGGCCGCGAAGCTGGTGCACCCCGACCGGCCGGTGCTCGCCTTCTGCGGCGACGGCGGCTTCATGATGACCGGCCAGGAGCTCGCCACCGCCGTGCAGTACGATCTGCCGATCGTGGTCCTTGTCGTCAACAACGGCATGTACGGCACGATCCGCATGCACCAGGAGCGCGAATACCCCGGCCGCGTCTCGGGCACGGGGTTGCGCAATCCGGACTTCCCGGCGCTGGCCCGCGCCTACGGCGCGCACGG
- a CDS encoding MmgE/PrpD family protein yields MYLAAFAIPLIEEVTMLTQRLAEFALETKPSAIPSDVMDAARDALIDTLGVGIVGSTEEVGEIALRYVAGMEARREASVWGTHVGTTMTEAAFVNGILGHALDFDDVHASVHGHPSTTMIPAALAVGEAAGASGEALLAAYAVGLDVAGKLGTAFGNGHYQRGWHSTATAGIFGSTTVAARLLGLDVTQLRHALGLAASQASGLLKNFGTMTKPFHAGHAARCAVQSALLARAGFSADTSIFDGADSFLKTYGEKDSQPLEPLIDRLGKPWEALDPGISFKRWPCCYCNHRSIGVLLEMIKQHGIRGRDVQAVEIGFPPGSDTALIHTNPQTGLEGKFSIEYVAAACLLDGKVGIDTFTDVMVNRPEVRALMKNIKRYRIQDSKMYSGAVGYNDVMVRTSQGEHRVREDRAPGSPAWPMSAAERDEKFLDCAGRVLGDVGARRVLDLAIGIRGLDDVAKLARAMVPAESVARADRGASAVLAK; encoded by the coding sequence GTGTATCTGGCGGCATTTGCCATTCCGCTCATCGAGGAGGTCACCATGCTCACTCAGCGCCTGGCCGAGTTCGCGCTCGAAACCAAGCCGTCCGCTATTCCAAGCGATGTCATGGATGCGGCGCGCGACGCCCTGATCGACACGCTCGGCGTCGGTATCGTCGGCTCGACCGAGGAAGTGGGCGAGATCGCGCTGCGTTACGTGGCGGGCATGGAAGCGCGCCGCGAGGCTTCGGTGTGGGGCACGCACGTCGGGACCACGATGACCGAGGCGGCATTCGTCAACGGTATTCTCGGCCATGCGCTCGATTTCGACGACGTGCATGCGAGCGTGCATGGGCATCCCAGCACCACGATGATTCCGGCCGCGCTCGCGGTCGGCGAGGCGGCCGGCGCGTCGGGTGAGGCACTGCTCGCCGCTTATGCCGTCGGGCTCGATGTCGCGGGCAAGCTCGGCACCGCGTTCGGTAACGGTCACTACCAGCGTGGCTGGCACAGCACCGCGACGGCGGGGATATTCGGTTCCACCACCGTTGCGGCGCGGCTGCTCGGGCTCGACGTGACGCAGCTGCGCCATGCCCTGGGGCTGGCCGCCTCGCAGGCTTCGGGACTGCTGAAGAACTTCGGCACCATGACCAAGCCGTTCCACGCCGGTCATGCCGCACGTTGCGCGGTCCAGTCGGCGCTGCTGGCCCGCGCCGGTTTCAGCGCCGATACCTCGATCTTCGACGGCGCCGACAGCTTCCTCAAGACCTATGGCGAGAAGGACTCGCAGCCGCTCGAGCCCTTGATCGACCGGCTGGGCAAGCCGTGGGAAGCGCTCGATCCGGGGATCAGCTTCAAGCGCTGGCCGTGCTGCTACTGCAATCACCGCTCGATCGGCGTGCTGCTGGAGATGATCAAGCAGCACGGCATTCGCGGGCGCGACGTACAAGCGGTCGAGATCGGCTTCCCGCCGGGCAGCGACACGGCGCTCATCCATACCAATCCGCAGACGGGTCTCGAAGGCAAGTTCAGCATCGAGTACGTCGCCGCGGCCTGCCTGCTCGACGGCAAGGTGGGGATCGACACGTTCACCGACGTGATGGTGAATCGCCCCGAGGTGCGCGCGCTCATGAAGAACATCAAGCGCTATCGCATCCAGGACAGCAAGATGTACTCGGGGGCGGTCGGCTACAACGACGTCATGGTGCGCACCAGCCAGGGCGAGCATCGCGTGCGCGAGGACCGCGCCCCGGGTTCGCCCGCATGGCCGATGAGCGCCGCCGAGCGCGACGAGAAGTTCCTCGATTGCGCCGGGCGCGTGCTGGGCGATGTCGGCGCGCGGCGGGTTCTGGATCTCGCGATCGGAATCCGCGGGCTCGACGACGTGGCCAAGCTTGCGCGCGCGATGGTGCCGGCCGAATCCGTCGCGCGCGCGGACCGGGGCGCAAGCGCCGTGTTGGCGAAGTAG
- a CDS encoding DUF488 family protein codes for MEPLVFTLGHSTRSLDDFIALLTAHGVERLVDVRTVPRSRHNPQFNRDTLPQALQAAGIGYVHMAGLGGLRKPRADSVNAGWRNLSFRGYADHMQSAEFAQSLAELMASARKQQLALMCAEAVPWRCHRSLIGDALLVHGVPVEEIVDAKRREPHRLTPFAVVDATTITYPSADAAEPHQTELFPPPPGSAPTQRRLARLRKS; via the coding sequence ATGGAACCGCTCGTTTTCACCCTCGGCCATTCCACGCGCTCGCTGGACGATTTCATCGCCTTGTTGACGGCGCACGGCGTTGAGCGCCTGGTGGACGTGCGCACGGTACCGCGCTCGCGCCACAACCCGCAATTCAACCGCGACACCTTGCCGCAGGCCTTGCAGGCCGCGGGCATCGGCTATGTGCACATGGCGGGGCTCGGCGGGCTGCGAAAGCCGCGAGCCGATTCGGTGAACGCGGGATGGCGCAATCTGTCGTTTCGCGGCTACGCCGATCACATGCAGAGCGCCGAGTTCGCCCAGAGTCTCGCCGAGCTGATGGCCTCGGCGCGCAAGCAGCAGCTCGCGCTCATGTGCGCGGAGGCCGTGCCGTGGCGCTGCCACCGTTCGCTGATCGGCGACGCTTTGCTGGTGCACGGCGTGCCGGTGGAAGAGATCGTGGATGCGAAGCGGCGCGAGCCGCACCGATTGACGCCGTTCGCCGTGGTCGACGCAACGACGATCACGTATCCGTCCGCGGACGCCGCGGAGCCGCACCAGACCGAGCTGTTCCCGCCGCCGCCTGGTAGCGCGCCGACGCAGCGCAGACTAGCCCGACTTCGGAAGTCGTGA
- a CDS encoding PAS domain S-box protein, with translation MNPADTTQPELFRALVEQSPDALIFADPEGNVRVWNVQAQAMFGYTAAEAIGQNLDFIIPEHLRARHWEGYARAIAAGRTRPDARPMLTRATHKDGSKLYAEFAFGIVTDGQCVLGALATARPASKP, from the coding sequence ATGAATCCTGCCGACACGACGCAGCCAGAGTTGTTTCGCGCGCTGGTGGAGCAATCGCCGGACGCGCTCATCTTCGCCGATCCCGAGGGCAACGTTCGCGTCTGGAATGTCCAGGCGCAGGCGATGTTCGGCTACACGGCGGCCGAGGCGATCGGCCAGAACCTCGACTTCATCATCCCCGAGCACCTGCGGGCCAGGCACTGGGAAGGCTACGCGCGCGCAATCGCGGCCGGGCGAACCCGGCCGGATGCGAGGCCGATGCTGACGCGCGCGACGCACAAGGACGGAAGCAAGCTCTACGCGGAGTTCGCGTTCGGGATCGTGACCGACGGGCAGTGCGTGCTCGGTGCGCTCGCTACGGCGCGGCCCGCCTCGAAGCCTTGA
- a CDS encoding nucleoside diphosphate kinase regulator: MLTHESIVLTENDYSRLKHLLADLSRQAEGSQTGLETLEEILDLAHVVRPEKVPANTVTMNSRVLFEDVRSGEKGTVTIAYPAEADVSTRRISILSPVGAALIGEAQGAEVELPVPHGQTRRIRIVDVLYQPEAEGDFEL, from the coding sequence ATGTTGACCCACGAATCCATCGTACTCACCGAAAACGATTACAGCCGGCTGAAGCATTTGCTGGCCGACCTCTCCCGCCAGGCCGAAGGCTCGCAGACCGGGCTCGAGACGCTCGAGGAAATCCTGGATCTCGCCCACGTCGTGCGACCCGAGAAGGTGCCCGCGAACACCGTCACGATGAATTCGCGCGTGCTGTTCGAGGACGTGCGCAGCGGCGAGAAAGGCACCGTCACGATCGCTTATCCGGCGGAGGCGGACGTGTCGACGCGCCGCATATCGATCCTGTCGCCGGTGGGCGCCGCCCTGATCGGCGAGGCCCAGGGCGCGGAGGTCGAGCTGCCGGTTCCGCATGGCCAGACTCGCCGCATCCGCATCGTCGACGTGCTCTACCAGCCGGAGGCCGAGGGCGATTTCGAGCTTTGA
- a CDS encoding FAD-dependent oxidoreductase produces MTSRRRRDVWDLVVIGGGIAGLTAAWHGMRRGLATALFEPGPGYGGQVATVNALDDWPATGPVSGVELAATLANALDGEVVEAMHESVAAVRVEGEHLRVESATHSVRSRRVIAASGAALKSLGVTGEGALRGKGVSQCAHCDGGFFRNQDVVVVGGGDAALQEALVLAGVCRSVTIVARSRLKARAAYTERAASKTNVVFVWESEVTAVLGEAGVTGVRLRNVKTGAQTDYPCSGVFPFIGVAAETSYLPLQVKRNAAGLVVTDGEMRSSLPGLYAIGALRAGYGGDLVSAAGEAALAVANVTRELSL; encoded by the coding sequence ATGACTTCGCGGCGACGGCGCGATGTGTGGGACCTGGTCGTGATCGGCGGCGGCATCGCGGGCCTCACCGCAGCCTGGCACGGCATGCGGCGCGGTCTTGCGACGGCACTGTTCGAGCCGGGGCCGGGCTACGGCGGGCAGGTGGCGACCGTGAACGCGCTCGACGACTGGCCGGCGACCGGACCGGTCTCGGGTGTGGAGCTCGCGGCTACGCTCGCCAACGCGCTGGACGGGGAAGTGGTCGAAGCGATGCACGAATCCGTCGCGGCGGTCCGGGTCGAAGGCGAGCACCTGCGGGTGGAATCGGCCACGCACAGCGTGCGCAGCCGCCGCGTCATCGCCGCCAGCGGCGCGGCGCTCAAGTCGCTCGGCGTTACCGGCGAGGGAGCGCTGCGCGGCAAGGGCGTCTCACAATGCGCGCATTGCGACGGCGGCTTCTTCCGCAACCAGGATGTGGTCGTGGTCGGCGGCGGCGATGCGGCGCTGCAGGAGGCGCTGGTGCTCGCCGGGGTGTGCCGCTCGGTCACCATCGTCGCGCGCTCGCGGCTCAAGGCACGTGCCGCGTACACCGAGCGTGCGGCGAGCAAGACCAATGTCGTGTTCGTGTGGGAGAGCGAGGTCACTGCAGTGCTCGGCGAAGCCGGCGTGACCGGCGTGCGCCTGCGCAACGTGAAGACGGGCGCGCAGACCGATTATCCGTGCAGCGGGGTGTTTCCGTTCATCGGCGTGGCAGCCGAGACCTCGTATCTGCCCTTGCAGGTGAAGCGGAATGCAGCCGGCCTCGTCGTCACGGATGGCGAGATGCGTTCTTCATTGCCGGGTCTGTACGCGATCGGTGCGCTGCGAGCAGGTTATGGCGGCGACCTGGTGAGCGCCGCGGGGGAGGCGGCGCTCGCCGTCGCGAACGTTACGCGCGAGCTTTCGCTGTGA
- a CDS encoding phosphodiesterase, with amino-acid sequence MLIAHISDTHLTPPGQRLAGRIDSAAQLACAVRTIQALDVAPDCVLATGDLTDRGETEAYAVLRSTLAALPMPVYAIPGNHDRREAMRQAFGDCAWMPSKIGAPLCYEVRLGELVLIALDTLVEGEDHGMLGEAQLGWLEERLVAAAPRPVIVMLHHPPVDSGIAIMDSMKLIDCDRFGEIVSRHPNIERVLCGHLHRAMHVRWRGTVVSVPSSTVEQVQLTFAADAPLATLQEPPGLQLHYWAPGQGLVSHNVPIGDFAGPFFY; translated from the coding sequence ATGTTGATCGCGCACATCAGCGATACCCATCTCACGCCGCCCGGCCAGCGCCTTGCGGGTCGGATCGACAGCGCAGCGCAGCTGGCGTGCGCCGTTCGCACGATCCAGGCGCTGGACGTCGCGCCGGATTGCGTTCTCGCAACCGGCGATCTCACCGATCGCGGCGAAACGGAAGCCTACGCCGTGCTGCGCAGCACGCTCGCCGCACTGCCGATGCCGGTGTATGCCATCCCCGGCAATCACGATCGGCGCGAAGCCATGCGGCAGGCGTTTGGCGATTGCGCCTGGATGCCCTCGAAGATCGGTGCGCCGTTGTGCTACGAGGTTCGCCTGGGCGAGCTCGTCTTGATCGCGCTCGATACGCTGGTCGAGGGCGAAGATCACGGCATGCTGGGCGAGGCGCAACTGGGTTGGCTGGAAGAGCGACTGGTGGCGGCCGCGCCGCGACCGGTCATCGTCATGCTGCACCACCCGCCGGTCGACAGCGGCATCGCGATCATGGATTCGATGAAGCTCATCGATTGCGATCGCTTCGGCGAGATCGTCTCGCGCCATCCCAACATCGAGCGCGTGCTATGCGGGCACCTGCATCGCGCGATGCACGTGCGCTGGCGGGGAACCGTGGTCTCGGTGCCGTCGAGCACGGTGGAACAGGTGCAGCTGACGTTCGCCGCCGATGCACCGCTCGCAACCCTGCAGGAGCCGCCGGGACTGCAGCTCCACTACTGGGCGCCCGGGCAGGGGCTCGTCAGCCACAACGTGCCGATCGGCGATTTCGCCGGGCCGTTCTTCTACTGA
- a CDS encoding CoA transferase — protein sequence MEENAAQPLAGVKVLELGNMIAAPFCTRILAEFGADVVKIEDPKGGDQLRQWRKMYQGTSLWWLAQARNKKSVSVNMRAAEGQEIVRQLAGRCDIVVENFRPGTLERWGLGWEALHALHPGLVMVRLSGYGQTGPYKDRPGFGVIGEAMGGMRYITGYPELPPVRMGISIGDSIAALYGAIGALVALHHRKVNGGSGQMVDLALYEAVFSVMESLVPEFDVLGFVRERAGNALPGIVPSNTYPTRDGKYVIIGANGDSIFKRLMSAIGRQDLANDPGLASNEGRVARTEELDAVIGGWTQSHELAAVLRVLHEADVPSSKVYDVRDIMADPHYAARGMIEQFRLADGQGLKLPAIVPKLSATPGRTRWLGPKLGAHTDEVLGEIGYDEQRRNALRAAGVI from the coding sequence ATGGAGGAGAACGCCGCACAGCCGCTCGCCGGCGTGAAAGTGCTGGAGCTGGGCAACATGATCGCGGCACCGTTCTGCACCCGCATCCTGGCCGAGTTCGGCGCCGACGTGGTCAAGATCGAGGATCCGAAGGGCGGGGATCAGCTGCGGCAGTGGCGCAAGATGTACCAGGGCACGTCGCTGTGGTGGCTGGCGCAGGCCCGCAACAAGAAATCGGTGAGCGTGAACATGCGCGCGGCCGAGGGCCAGGAGATCGTGCGCCAGCTGGCTGGCCGCTGCGACATCGTGGTGGAAAACTTCCGGCCTGGCACGCTGGAGCGCTGGGGCCTGGGCTGGGAAGCGTTGCACGCGCTGCACCCGGGGCTCGTGATGGTGCGCCTGTCGGGCTACGGCCAGACCGGCCCGTACAAGGACCGGCCCGGCTTCGGCGTGATCGGCGAGGCGATGGGCGGCATGCGCTACATCACCGGCTACCCCGAGCTGCCGCCGGTGCGCATGGGCATCTCCATCGGCGACTCGATCGCCGCCCTGTACGGCGCGATCGGCGCCCTGGTCGCGCTGCATCATCGCAAGGTCAACGGCGGCAGCGGACAGATGGTCGATCTCGCGCTCTACGAAGCGGTCTTCAGCGTGATGGAAAGCCTGGTGCCGGAGTTCGACGTGCTCGGATTCGTGCGCGAGCGCGCCGGCAATGCGCTGCCCGGGATCGTGCCCTCGAATACTTATCCCACGCGCGACGGCAAGTACGTCATCATCGGTGCGAACGGCGACAGCATCTTCAAGCGCCTGATGAGCGCGATCGGCCGCCAAGACCTGGCGAACGATCCGGGGCTGGCGAGCAACGAAGGCCGCGTCGCTCGCACCGAGGAGCTCGATGCCGTCATCGGCGGCTGGACGCAATCGCACGAGCTCGCCGCGGTATTGCGCGTGCTGCACGAGGCCGACGTGCCGTCCAGCAAGGTGTACGACGTGCGCGACATCATGGCCGATCCGCATTACGCCGCACGCGGCATGATCGAGCAGTTCCGTCTTGCCGACGGCCAGGGCCTGAAGCTGCCGGCCATCGTGCCGAAGCTTTCGGCCACACCCGGGCGCACGCGCTGGCTCGGGCCGAAGCTGGGCGCGCATACCGACGAGGTGCTGGGCGAGATCGGCTACGACGAGCAGCGCCGCAACGCCCTGCGTGCGGCCGGGGTGATTTGA
- a CDS encoding CBS domain-containing protein, protein MQIRDILGMKGSTIFSIEPEGRLAAAVDLMVSNDIGSLVVMRDGEMTGMLTFREVLQELKARAGNLGDARAGDVMNTAPITGTPSDTVDQVRETMTANHVRYLPILDQGRLLGVISFHDIAKAVIKQADFENRLLKRYIKHWPEEQDKAL, encoded by the coding sequence ATGCAGATCCGCGACATTCTCGGGATGAAAGGGAGCACGATATTCAGCATCGAGCCCGAGGGCCGTCTCGCCGCTGCCGTCGACCTGATGGTGTCGAACGACATCGGCTCGCTGGTGGTGATGCGCGACGGCGAAATGACCGGGATGCTGACCTTTCGCGAAGTGCTGCAGGAGCTGAAGGCGCGTGCCGGCAATCTCGGCGATGCGCGCGCGGGCGATGTCATGAACACCGCGCCGATCACCGGAACGCCGTCCGACACCGTCGACCAGGTGCGCGAGACCATGACGGCCAATCACGTGCGCTACCTGCCTATCCTCGATCAAGGGCGCCTGCTCGGCGTCATCTCGTTTCACGACATTGCCAAGGCGGTCATCAAGCAGGCCGACTTCGAGAACCGGCTGCTCAAGCGCTACATCAAGCACTGGCCGGAGGAGCAGGACAAGGCGCTCTGA
- a CDS encoding MFS transporter has product MFDFANSGYTTVVITAIYNAYFVAVIAGNSHWATLAWSGALAVSYLLIMLTAPAIGALADAYACKKKLLAATTVGCALFTAALAGAGPGELAAALLFLVLSNFFFGSGENLIAAFLPEIADGRHLGRVSGWGWGLGYLGGMLTLGLCLAYVTSVQTAGGGAEAFVPGTLWITAAMFLLASLPTFLFLRERARPQPHVLGAGALTESMARLARTWRESRRYRDLARFLPCLVCYQAGVQAVVALAAIYAQQVMKFDTGQTIVLILVVNVAAAIGAAAFGYVQDRLGHKRAIALTLAGWLATVVLASVAESNVTFWLAAHLAGLCLGSSQSAGRALVGYLSPPERQGEFFGLWGLGVKLSSILGPITYGAIVAITQGEHRIAFLVTGIYFLAGLALLAGVDVRRGREAALVAPLPATAEPAAASG; this is encoded by the coding sequence ATGTTCGATTTCGCCAACTCGGGCTACACCACGGTCGTCATCACCGCGATCTACAACGCGTATTTCGTCGCCGTCATCGCCGGCAACAGCCACTGGGCGACGCTCGCGTGGTCCGGCGCGCTCGCTGTGTCGTATCTGCTCATCATGCTGACGGCTCCGGCGATTGGCGCGCTCGCGGACGCCTATGCGTGCAAGAAGAAGCTCCTGGCCGCGACCACCGTGGGGTGCGCGCTCTTTACCGCCGCGCTGGCGGGCGCCGGTCCCGGCGAGCTTGCGGCTGCGCTGCTTTTTCTGGTCTTGAGCAATTTCTTCTTCGGCAGCGGCGAGAACCTGATTGCGGCCTTCCTGCCGGAAATCGCCGACGGCAGACATCTCGGCCGGGTTTCCGGCTGGGGCTGGGGCTTGGGCTACCTGGGCGGGATGCTGACGCTCGGGCTGTGTCTCGCCTACGTCACGAGCGTGCAGACCGCGGGCGGCGGCGCCGAGGCGTTCGTCCCCGGGACGCTATGGATCACGGCCGCGATGTTCCTGCTCGCTTCGCTGCCCACGTTCCTCTTCTTACGCGAACGGGCGCGACCGCAACCACATGTGCTAGGCGCCGGCGCGCTCACCGAATCGATGGCGCGGCTTGCGCGCACATGGCGGGAGAGCCGGCGCTATCGCGACCTCGCGCGCTTCCTGCCTTGCCTCGTGTGCTACCAGGCAGGGGTCCAGGCCGTGGTTGCGCTCGCTGCGATCTATGCGCAGCAGGTCATGAAGTTCGACACGGGGCAGACCATCGTGCTCATCCTGGTGGTGAACGTGGCGGCGGCGATCGGCGCGGCTGCGTTCGGGTATGTGCAGGACCGGCTCGGCCACAAGCGCGCAATCGCGCTCACCTTGGCCGGTTGGCTCGCGACGGTCGTTCTCGCCTCGGTGGCGGAATCGAACGTCACCTTCTGGCTGGCAGCCCACCTGGCGGGACTGTGCCTCGGCTCCAGCCAGTCGGCCGGCCGCGCCCTGGTCGGCTATCTGAGCCCGCCGGAGCGCCAGGGCGAGTTCTTCGGCCTGTGGGGCCTGGGCGTGAAGCTCTCGTCGATCCTGGGGCCCATCACCTACGGCGCGATCGTCGCCATCACCCAGGGCGAGCATCGCATCGCCTTCCTCGTCACGGGCATCTATTTTCTTGCGGGCCTCGCGCTGCTCGCGGGCGTGGACGTGCGCCGGGGGAGGGAGGCGGCGCTGGTCGCCCCGCTGCCCGCTACTGCAGAACCTGCTGCAGCCAGCGGCTGA
- a CDS encoding carboxylesterase: protein MNELETIEIETGPSPAAAVVWLHGLGADGNDFVPIVKELRLPPQLRVRFVFPHAPMMPVTINNGYVMRAWYDVTFDGLDRRPDARGIVASQAAIEALAAREQARGIASERIVLAGFSQGGAITLQAGLRHAQRLAGLMVLSSYLPLPETLAAEAAQANAATPIFMAHGTDDPVIDIELGQRSRALLAERGYPVEWHEYPMPHSVCLEEIEDISRWLQQVLQ from the coding sequence ATGAATGAACTGGAGACCATCGAGATAGAGACCGGCCCTAGCCCCGCCGCAGCCGTGGTCTGGCTGCACGGGCTCGGCGCCGACGGCAACGATTTCGTTCCGATCGTGAAGGAGCTGCGCTTGCCACCGCAGCTGCGCGTCCGCTTCGTGTTCCCGCACGCGCCCATGATGCCGGTCACCATCAACAACGGCTACGTCATGCGCGCGTGGTACGACGTCACCTTCGATGGACTGGACCGGCGTCCGGACGCGCGCGGCATCGTCGCCTCGCAGGCCGCCATCGAGGCCCTGGCTGCGCGCGAGCAGGCGCGCGGGATTGCATCCGAGCGCATCGTGCTGGCCGGGTTTTCGCAAGGCGGCGCGATCACGCTGCAAGCCGGGCTGCGCCATGCGCAGAGGCTGGCCGGACTGATGGTGCTTTCGAGCTACCTGCCGCTGCCGGAAACCCTCGCTGCCGAAGCGGCCCAGGCGAACGCCGCAACGCCGATCTTCATGGCGCACGGCACGGACGATCCGGTCATCGACATCGAGCTCGGTCAACGCTCGCGCGCCCTGCTGGCCGAACGAGGTTACCCGGTGGAATGGCACGAATATCCGATGCCGCACTCGGTCTGCCTGGAGGAGATCGAGGACATCAGCCGCTGGCTGCAGCAGGTTCTGCAGTAG
- a CDS encoding molybdopterin adenylyltransferase — protein MDAPDTLVIGLVSISDRASQGVYRDEGIPALEQWFRVALASPWRTVTRLVPDEQPVIEANLKDLADREGCHLVLTTGGTGPAPRDVTPEATAAVADRVMPGFGEQMRQISLRFVPTAILSRQVAVIRKGCLIINLPGQPKSIRETLEGLKGPQGETLVPGIFAAVPYCVDLIGGPYIETRDEVCKAFRPKSALRPRPTTRNE, from the coding sequence ATGGACGCGCCCGACACGCTCGTCATCGGCCTGGTTTCGATCAGCGACCGCGCCTCGCAAGGCGTCTATCGCGACGAGGGCATCCCCGCGCTGGAGCAATGGTTCCGGGTCGCGCTCGCGAGCCCCTGGCGCACGGTCACGCGCCTCGTTCCCGACGAACAGCCGGTGATCGAGGCGAATCTGAAGGACCTGGCCGACCGCGAGGGTTGTCACCTCGTGCTCACCACCGGCGGCACCGGCCCCGCCCCGCGCGACGTCACGCCGGAAGCGACGGCTGCGGTGGCCGATCGCGTGATGCCGGGATTCGGCGAGCAGATGCGCCAGATCAGCCTTCGCTTCGTGCCCACCGCGATCCTGTCGCGGCAGGTTGCCGTCATCCGCAAGGGCTGCCTCATCATCAACCTTCCCGGACAGCCAAAATCGATCCGCGAAACGCTCGAGGGCCTGAAAGGGCCGCAGGGCGAGACGCTGGTGCCGGGTATATTCGCTGCTGTGCCGTACTGCGTCGATTTGATCGGCGGCCCCTACATCGAGACCCGCGACGAGGTATGCAAGGCGTTCCGTCCCAAGTCCGCCCTTCGCCCCCGGCCCACAACGCGCAATGAATGA